The Miscanthus floridulus cultivar M001 chromosome 6, ASM1932011v1, whole genome shotgun sequence genomic interval AACGTCGCTGCTGCTGGCCAGTGGTGGAGGAATCGCGGCGTTCATGCCGGCCACGAGGGAGGACGTGACCAGTATCGCCGGCGCTGTGCAGCTCCCTCACATCCCGGTTGATGTCCGTCAGCTGCTCGTAGAATTGCCTGCAAGGTTTGTGCTCAGATTTGGAGAAGTGGCTTGGGTGGTGAGTAGGAGATGAGGTGGGCATTGCTACCCTGCCTGTCTTCTGTGTTGGTTGTGTCGGCTCTGCGTGGAGTATTTTTGGAGGAAAAAGAGATGGCGCATGACATGATACAATCTCTAATCTTCGTGCTCTGTCCAAAAAAGAATGTTTGTGAGCAGGTGAGTCACTGCTCACTAGCACGGGTGTGCTATCTTTGATTCTTCACTACGGTAGTATATCGTCAGATCGACTTGGCATGAGGAGCTTGGTTGATTTGCTTGAAAGAAAAATATACTAATAGATTTATTTCAGTTCTTTTATTAGTTCTGCACTTGACTATTCACCTTATGATAGAAGATGCTAGCAGGTACTACACTGATAGGGCAAAACTAAACATTCACCTAATATTAAATGTAGTTATCTGATTTCATCCGTGTACTACTGGATCTTGACATATGTTGCTATCTGTTTTTTTAAGTTAAATAGAAATGTTTGGTTTCAATTGGCAGGAGTCCAACGTGCTGAGAAACCTCACTTTTGGGTGAACGCTGATGGGACTTACCGGCCAAGAGGAAGGCCAAAAAAACTGTTAAAGGAAATATCTGGGATAAGATAACCCTGGGGTTCTTCTTATGTAGATGGTGTTGTAATTTTTAGGATGGTAACTAACCAGCTTTGAATTTGTCTGCATGTCTCACCAGCCTATAGTGAAGCTTCTTAGTCCTGTTCTGACATTGTCAACACCCAACCAAAACAGCTCATCAATCTGGCGGTGATGCTGTTAACATGGTAAATCAAGCCATCCCTGACTACCTGGGACAAAGAACAAACTAGAACCTTTTTTGTTGCGTCAGGGGCAAGCACCATACTCAAGTAGGTACGTATGCTCATGGACATCTAGCAAATTCACAGATAAATAAAATCGATCAGCTGTAGTAAGATTACCACCCAAGATATAATTTGCAGTTTGCGCATGTATGGTGATAGAATATCCTGCACCCCCACAAATTTAGAGCGTTGGTATGCCATTTGATTTTGAATCTATTGAATATATCAGGCCAAGTTCTTATATAAGAGCGGCACGCCATTTTCTGTGGATGAGTGTGAAGATCTGAAACTTATCATACAAATCACATATACATCTACCTTGACATATTACATGAAGGCCGTGTGCAGTTTGAAGAGAAATCTTTAGCAGATAGAAGAAAAATCAGACAATGCGGCCCTTCTAGCTCTGGTATGACCAAATCTTCATGCCGTTACAACTTCCATCCTTTCTTCTGTCTACCATTTGTTTTCTGCTTTTCTTTTTGGGCATAACTGAGTAATTGAAATGCCAAGTGTTCCAGTGGACCTCTAATTATTTGTTTTTTCTGTAAAGAAATGTAAAAAAGGGAACATTCCTATATTTGTCTAAGTGCTCATGACAAATATTATTGTTTTTCTTTTGTTCATGACACCATGGTAATTTAGTTGAATACCTGTCTTTAATGGTCCAAGTGCTCATGAGGTATCTTATGATAGAAATTACCTAGAAATTTCAGACATGGGAAGCTTGTGCTTTACAAATAGGCCATGTGACACAGAATGTAGTAAAGAAAATACGCACTCTGATTATGGTACAAAATGTTAGGCAACAAATCGCTTGTTTCAGTTTTTAGCTGCATTGACACGCTGCCTGTAAGTTTCAAGTATATTGAACATCTTGGGTTGACTGATGCTATATGTCCTGATCCACTGCCGTGCTCATCTCTCTCCCTTCTCTGCAAGTTTGGCCTCAggttcctccttcctctcctccctACCCACTCCGCGGCCTGCGTGATTGAGGACTGGCCTGCGCGCGATCCCTCATATGAGAATAATCAAGTTAATACACCCTCCTATTCTATATTCTGTGAGCTACTGCATTGACAATGTGAAAATTAGGAAATGAAATATTGTGATGGATTGATGGTAACTAATTGTACAATGGTAAGCAACCCTTTATTAGTCTATACTAGATAAATGATTATCAGTTATGTTTTTCTAGGTATGGTTCCAATAAAGAAATTGCTGAGTGCCCAGGTGAGCTTTGGTGGCCCCCACATGTTAGTCGTTTATATttcttcttcatgtacctaattCCAGTAATACTTTACATAACGTCATGGTAGGATATTGGCCGTTCAATGCTCATGCTCGTGGCTTTTGGTTTCTTCCTATGGCCTGCCAATTTTATTGTGACAAATACATGGTGTTGTCTGGACatatcagttcttattttggGGGTATGTTGTGTGCAAACCATTCTTCCCTGGACACTTCCTCATAAGCAATGCTTATTTGTCAAGATCTATATTTGTAAGATTAAGTTCCATTGTTAGGTGTGTTTCTCATCATTTTAGTCTTAGGCCATTTAGTTTAGTTTCATTGTTAGGTGTGTTTCTCATcattttagtacaaaagtttaccTGTGAATTTTGTTATGGTATTGTAGGTGTAGAGTTTGAAATAGCAGTAACTTTCATTGTTCTGTTGGTCTATGTCTTTGGTGAGGCAACTATTCTTGGGCACGGCCATGCACTTAGGTAAATTTTGAACCGTTCAATGCTACTTAAGTGAGTCAATGTCAATATTAGACATGCATATCCAGCATGAGTTTAGCGTgtacatttgttattttattaaTTTCGGTAAATGACAACCTCCTCCCTCATTAGTCGGCATATATTATCATTTTTAGCAAATGCACATTTTATCCCGGGGCTTCTCATTTATCAGATATAGATTAGTGAGCATATATTATCATCCTAGACATCATAAGATATGATCATATAAGTTATATGTCTAATTTTATTTTCAAATATAAAGCCATAGAAGATACACATTGTAGCACACGACTGTGCATATGTGCAGCCTATTTGGTCCACTTGAACATGTTATAAATAGATCCTGTTCCTGAAGCATAAGATGGCCATAAATTGATCCAGCTCCTGGAAATCTATAATAGAAAGCCCCTGGAAATCTATTGGACCTGTAGGTTTAACATCTAGCTTTGGAAAATTCTAGCTTGAATGAAACAATGTGCAGAGCAGTAATTTGGGAACTAGGAGGCTTTCATATTGAAAGTATCTCTTCATATAGGAGGTCTCTGGTTAGTGATTTGAACCTAGCTTGCTGCAAACACCATGGCTAAAATACAGAGGGAATTTGCTATTTTTCTACTATACAGTGGTTGTGAAGGTAACTCTACCAAAGTTCAATTTCAGTTGGAGATTGGGTTGAATGGACATGCCAAGAGGAGGAGAATTTTTTCATGCACTGTAGCAAGTAAGAAAAGTAAGAGGCATGCATTCTGGACGTTTGACGGGAAGAGGTAGCGACATCTTTCTCCATCTTCCAAGAAGCAACTCTGCCCTTCTCCATGCGCCGTCTAGCAAATTGAGCCGACCCTCCGTAGCCTCCTGTATGAAGAGCCGCCACCCCTCTCCAAGGTAAAATCACTAATCGATTTGTCATTTGTGATGTTCTTGCTTGTGTGGTGATGATCTGTTTCGCTTGGTTATCTAGCTACTGGTTCTATTAAACTGTCTATCGAAAGATCATACATGtgaatttgatttttttaattcCCTGTATCATTCATAGTTGTAGAGAAGTAAAAACCTATAAGATGACACTCCATATACTATGTGTCAAGATTGTTTTCTAAATCATGCTTTTTGGTCATTTCCTTTGGTAGGCTACAAGCAAGAATACAAAGGTTGTTATTGGACCCTCAAGAGAATTTGAAGGTCAATACAAACTACAAAGAGACCAGCCCCAGCAAGACTTCAAAATATATCTCTGAATATACACTATATGTATATCTTTGAATATATATCAGTAGCAGCAGCAAGATAGTttcagtttgtggatgatgttAACCATCCCACAATAAAACAATATGTTCAAAATGTATCTAAAAGAAATTGCACGCGCTGGTTATTACAAGTTCCCTTTGTTTTAATTCTGCAATCGATTTGTGAATAAATACTAGTCTGCTACCATAATTTAATTTGTT includes:
- the LOC136456294 gene encoding uncharacterized protein — translated: MLGNKSLVSVFSCIDTLPVSFKYIEHLGLTDAICPDPLPCSSLSLLCKFGLRFLLPLLPTHSAACVIEDWPARDPSYENNQLCFSRYGSNKEIAECPGYWPFNAHARGFWFLPMACQFYCDKYMVLSGHISSYFGGVEFEIAVTFIVLLVYVFGEATILGHGHALSWRLG